The genomic region AATTTAGTTTTGTTCCGCTCATAGTATTCTCTTATTTCATTTTCTGGAATTATTATGGTTGATTTTATTTTTAAATCAATGTAATTATTAATCAATTCCTCATCTTTGCCCTCAATAAAAAGCTCTTTTGCTTTTTTTAGAAGAAGAACTCTATTAATCATGGTATTTAAAATTTCTTCATTCTTAATCTGAGGAATTTTTTCTTTCATTTTAAGAGCTACACTTTCAAAATCTCTCAATGTTATTGCATAACTGTCTACATAAGCAATTACTCTATCTATAACCTCTGGAAAGGCTATAGAAGTAAATATTAAATTAAAAAGCATGACCAATGCTAAAATGAATTTCCCCATGTGATTCACCTGCCTTTCTATTGAGTTTATATCCATAATCTATTCTTAAAGGACCAACAGGAGTTTTATATCTTAGTCCAGCCCCTGTAGTATATTTGAGATTTGAAACATCCACATCCCCTACCCTCTTCCATACATTACCAAAATCGAGGAAGTTAACTATAGAGAAGTTTTTACCGAGATAGGTTCTAAATTCAATGTTCCCCATCAAAAAAGCATTTCCACCTGTTGGTTGATTATCCTGTTTAGGACCAAGTGTATTCTGCGCATAACCCCTTACAGTGTCTCTTCCTCCAAGAAAATATCTTTCTGAAATAGGTAAATTATCCGTACCTCTGTAAAGCCATGCCCAGCCACCACGTAAAGAAGTTGCAAGAACAAACCCTTTCGTTAATTCTGTATATTTATTAATATAAAATGATGACTTCATAAAATTTATTTCAGAACCCAAAAACTCACTGCTAAGCTTGGAAGTAACACCTGCAAGCCACCCTTTTGTGGGATCAAAAGGATTATCCCTGCTGTCATATATTAATGAAGCTTTTATTCCACTGATAAATAATTCTCCAATATCCTGATCAGAGATAACCACTTCAGGCATAACATCCCATGTCTTTGAATATGTTGCCTCATAAAGAAGTTCTGCCTTGAAGGACTCAAAAAACTTCTTTTCAAAACCAGCAGATACACCATATCTTTTTAATTTATAGATAATATCTTTTGTATCAATATTTTTAAAATCCATTCTTTCAAAAAGTAATGAGGATTTAAAGGTAAGATCCTTCAATATCCACGGGTCAATATAGGTTATATAGCTTCGCCTTTCTAAACTGCTTATTTCAACTCTTGAAAATATCTGTTTATTCATACCAAATAAATTTATATAAGAAAGCTCTGCAAAACCTTTTGCTTTTTCATATTCTCCATATCCAAAGCCAAATTCAAAAGCTCCTGCTGGAGCTTCTTCAAAATTATAAATTAAATCTAGAGAGCTATCCATGGATTGAGGTTTTATATCTATCCGTGAAAAAAGTCCTGTTTTATAAAGAATCTGCCTTTCTTCTTCCAGGGTGTAAGGATTATATGGTTGACCTTCTTTTGGTAAAAGTCTTTGATAAATAAATTTAGTTTTTGTTTTCTCATTACCTAAAATAATTGATTTGCCAAAATACTTTTTACTGCCCGGTTCAATTTTTAAGCTTACATATGCATCAGAGTTTTTTATTTCATAATTTCCCTCAATCCTGGCTTCTGAGTACCCATTTTTTAAATAAATTTCCCTGATTTTTCTTTTCATTTCAAGAAAAGTTGTTTCATTAAACGGAGAATTTATATAAGTTTTAGCTACTTCCTCAGCTTCTGCTTTTAATAAATTATCTTTTACTTTTATTTCAATATTCTTTATTTTAACCTGTTCGCCTTCCTGAACTTTAAACAAAATACTTACACTATTGTCTTCCTCTTGTAATTGAGGAGGAAAAACTTTGCAATTAAAATATCCTTTTATTTTAAAGTATTCTTCAATTCTTTGCCTGTCATTCTCTAATTCTTCAGGATTAAAAGGAGAACCTTCTTTATTTGCAAGAAGTTTTTCTATTTCCTCTCTGGGAAGCTTCGTCTGGATTTCAATTTTCTTTACAAATTTTCTATCTCCTTCATTTATAAAATATGTTATTTTCCATTCATCTTTTGATTGTTCCAATAAAGAAACAACCTTTACCTCAAGAAATCCGTTAGCCCTATAAAAGGTTATTAAGCTATTTATGCTGTCTTTTATAATGTTTTCATTAACCTGATCCTGAAAGTGCGCCATTACTATGTTTTTCAAATCCCTTTCACTTAAAGAATTAACTCCTTTGAATGCTAATTGTAGTTTCCTCCCTTCTTTAATTGTTAATGTAAGCTCTCCATTTTTGAAGGAATATGAAATTTCAGAACCGATTAATCCATGTTTTATAAAATACTTCTTTGCTTTATTGATAAACTCTTCAAGCATTACTTTATCAAAAGGCTCTCCCGCATTCAAAGAAAGGAAATTTTTGATATATTCATCAAAAATCCCTTCCCATTTTATATTTTTTATTTTCAATGGCTCGCCTTCATTTATATAAATTGTTATATCAGCGAAGTTTTCAGAAACTTTTTTTTCTATATTAACCTTACAGTTTATAAATCCCCGTTTATTAAGTTCATTTTCAATGTTATGTTGGGTTTTTTTGAGTTCTATTTCTTTCAATCTATCGCCCTTTTTAAAACTGAGCAATTTTTTAAAAAATTTTTCCGTAAAATATTCATTTCCTTTTATCTCTATTTTATTTATTAAAGGCTTTTCTTTAACTGAAATTTTCATTATACCCTCTTTATACTCAACCACTATATCATCAAATGAATTTTTTAAAAATGCTCTTTTTATTCCCTCGGTTATTTCCTGAGGGATAAACGCTTGGTTTTCTCGGACTCCTATCAGATAAATAAATTCCTTTTCTGGAAAATATTTTAATCCTTCTATTTCTATTTTTTTGATATATTCCTCTGCATAGGCAAAATTAAATAAAGTTATAAAAATACTAACGAAACTCAAAGCGAAACTTAATCGCACCTGAAATCCCTCCAATTTCATCCTTTGTACCTACCAGAGATACACCTTTTCTAACCAGATACTCCACTTTTATTATTTGTTCAGCAGTTGCTCCAGCTTGAGTAGAATAAGTTACGGTGAGTCTACCATCCATGAGTTTTTTACCAACTGTGATTCTTGGAGCTATAGAGCCTGTTGTTTTTGATACTCCTGGTTCAACTGTCATTACATCAAGCCCTGTAAGCCCTCTCACTCTTTCTTCAAGCAGTTCATGCATTTGTCCTGTGATAAATGAAGCAGCTTCAGAAGCTCCTGGAATTCCTTTTCCTCCTCCATTCTGTCCCAATACTAATAAATTAAGTAATTCTGACTCTGAAAGAGGAGGATTTGAACTGAGTATGAGATTAAACTGATCAATATAACCATTTAGATTAAGATTTATATTATATTGAGATACATTTGTTCTTGCTGAAACATTAAGATAAGGCCTTATTGAATTCGGGTCATTAAATTGAATAAGTGCTTGCATAATTTCAAATTTGCTGCCTCTAAAATAAATCCATCCTTCTTTTGCATTTATCCATCCTATTAATGATGGTTCCTGTAAAGAACCTCTTAAAAGAAGATCGCTATTTAAGTTTACTGTAGCAAGATTGTTATTGACAAAGAAGTTACTGGTCTTGGCTCGTAAATTAAATCTCAAATTATTAAACCAGCTGTCTTTTGCGACTGTAAGTTTTGAGGAACTTGATTTAAGAGCCAAACGAGTCCAGTCAATTCTTTCAGTATATACTCCCTTTTGAATATTAATCTGTCCTGAAAGCAGAGGCTGAGAATATGCTCCTGTAAGGTAAACCTGTCCATCAAGATATGCCCAGCATTTTGGTGCAAATATCCATCTGACTGATGAGAATTTTCCAGAAACTGCAAGTTGTTTTATTCCAAATTTTTCAAGATATACGGTTCCTTCCATCTCAATACTACCTTCAGAAAATGTACCATAAGCTTTTTCTATAATCACTCTGTCTTCATTAAACGATAAAGTAGCATTTATATTGGATAATGAAGGGATATCTTTTCTTAAAGTAATTGATGCATTGTTTATATCAACTTCTCCAACTATTTCAGGATTTTGCCTACTTTCGTAAATGTAAACCTGCATAGATGCTCTTCCTCTTATGTCATCCACTTTAAATAAAGCTTTGAAAGGCTTTAAATCAGAGGAACCTTCAATGAGAATATCAAAGTAATCAACTATCTTGCCCTTTATTGTTAATTCTGTAGATTGTCCTAAAAAAGTTAATGGAGTAAAATAAACATTACCCTTTTGTATTCTAATACTTACAGGATTTTTATTGTTAAGTCCTATTCCATAAAGCCTTGTAAATACCCTGTTTAAATCAATCTGGGCATCAAAATTTTTATCCACTAAGGAACCTTTAAGCTTTCCATTTACTAAGATTACTAAATCCTCTGGTAGATTATTAACAAAAGCTGCTGCTACAGGATCAATTCTTGCTGAAACAAAATTTCCTGTAATATTCCATTGTTTTTTATCAGGCAAGCCTTCAATTGAAAAGAAGATATTTTTCATAAGTTCGGCTTTCATTATAAGATAATTTTGTTTATAATTAAGACTGATTATGCCATCCATATTTTTACCATTTTTTAGCTTTGTTGTGACAGTTGTATTTGCATCAATTACTGGATTTCTTATTGAGCCAGAAATCTGAAAACTTAATTTATTCAGATTAATTTTTTCTATATATTTCATGCCGATTTTTTTTGCATAATTCTGAGCAATATCAGTTATGTCAAAAGTCTTTGATATGGCTGAAATACTAATTTCTCCATTAAGGTTTAAATAACCTGAAGCAGTTAATACATTTCCATTATTAAAAATATTCAAATTTTTTATAAAGACAACCTCTTTTTCAAAAGAGATTAATCCTGCGATTTTGTTAATAATTTTATGGTTTCCAAGAAACAGAGGGCTGCAAATTAAATTAGCTGTAATTTTCCCTCTGTCTTTTATAGAGCCTTCTAAATTTAGAAAGGTCTGAATTTCTTTATTTAAAGCTTTTACATAAAGATTTTTTATATACAGGTTTTTTATTGAAAAGAAAAGATCATATACAGGATTTTTTAATTCAAAAAGATTTTTTGCCTGAGGAAATAAAATCTTTCCTTTAAATAAAATATCTTTTCCTGTAAGTTCATTGATTAACAGTAGATTTTTCCCATAAACAATATTTCCTTTTAAATTATCAAATGTAAATGTTTGCTCTGGAAGGGAGTTTTCTATTTCTTTTGTAAGAATACTGATTTTTTTTGAGATAAAGTTAATAGATATTTCAGGATTTTCGGCGGTTCCAGAGAGTTTTCCTATGAAGTTTAAATTTCCATATATACCCTTCTGATATGGAATTAAAAGTTCATTTATATCTTCACTACTGCCTGTAAAAGCAAAGTTAAGGTTGTTGTTTTTTGTATCTATATAACCATTTGCTTTAACCTGACTCTTAGATAAAGCAATTTCCAGTGAGGTAAATTTATAAACATCCCGTGCAGATTTAAAGACACCTTTTATCCATTCAATTTTTCCTCTTAAATCATCTGGTTTGTGACCTTTTCTTAAATAAACAAATGAGCCTTGTGGAGAAAACTTCTCTCCTTCTGAAATTAACCATCCTTTTACCGTTCCTTCTGCAATTCCGGGATTCCAGTGAAGAAGTTCAAAAATCCCGCTACTTGATACATTGTTTAATTCAATAAAGACATAATGTTTTATAACTTTTGGAAGAGTTATCCAGACATGAGCCTGAGCAGAACCACCGTAAAGTTTTACTTTTCCATTTTTAAACTCCAGTATTCCGTTTTTATATACGGCTTCAGCCTCTACAGTATCTACTTTAACACCAAGAATATTTCCTTTTTTCAAGCTCACTCTGGCATTAACTTGAGGGTCTGAAAGACAACCTTCCACCTCTCCTTTAGCTTCTGTAACTCCTGTTAGCGTTTCAGAGACTTTTAGAATCTTCATTAACTCTTCAAGAAGGAAAGAGGCATCAAATTTTAAATTCATTTTAATTTTATCCTGCCATTTTTGAGCTTCTACTAAACTTACTTTACCATCAATATTAATTTCGCCATAACCATCTTTCAGGCCAAAAATTTTCATAAGAGATTTTAAAAAGATCTTTCCAGAAACAATGAATTCCCCTAAGAAATTAGTATGAGTTATTCTACCTGAACTTTTTAAAAGGGAATTTATATCAAAGAGTTTTAATTCCTCAAGAATTATTTCTCTCTCTGTGATTTTAAAAGAAGCCTTTAGTTGGGTATCAATATTTGGATACTTAGGTAAAGAAAGTTTTACATTAGAAAATATTGAAATTTTAGGTTCTGCTCGTAAGACAACTCTTCCATAAAGCTCTTTTAAGTTCAATTTCAAATCTTTATCATAGACTGAACCATTAAATTTTTCTATTTCAAAGGAATTGAACTTTAATTTTAAAGGAAATTTTGTGGGCTTTTTCAAATAAACTGAGACACTTTCTATGCATTTGTTCAAGGTTTCACGTGTCAAAGATAAATTACCTGAATACAGAGCAACTCTTCTTATTTCTATCTCTTTATTTAAAATCCTGGTTAGTCCTACGTAAAGCTTTGCTTTAGTAAACATTAGAGTATTTTTTTCTGGATTAGATATGACAATATTTTTAAATTCAATATAAAGTGGAATTAAATGTAGATAAGCTTTATCAATGGATACCTCCATTCCGAGCATTTCTTGAAGTTCATTAAGAGCAGGTTTAAGAATAATTGATGAGATATCAATTTTACCTATCAGGAGGAACAATGCAAAAAATAAAGTTATCAGCGCTATCAAAATCTTTTTTTTCAAACCGTAACCTCCTTTATAATCTTTCATTCTATATTTGTTTTAAACTATTAGTCAACTAAGTGTTATACTATTTTTATGAAACTAAGATGGATCATAGTAGCTTTGTTAATTTCCGTGGCTGCTCATGTAAGCATAATGATGAGCCTTGGTAAGATTCAATTGAACTTGCCTTCCTTCGATTTTATAGAAACCTTTATTTTTCAAACTAAAAAAGAACATCCGAAACCAAAGATTATTGAAAAACCTGAACAGCAACAACAGGAAACACCTCAATCTAATAAAAATACAAACTCAGAAAATTTGGCAGAAAACAATCAAAAACCTGAGGAGAACATGGTTCAAAATAATGAAAAAACCCGATCTCCTCAGTCGCCAAATAATCCTTTTATAAAATTTATTAACGAAACAATGAAGTTTGACATTTACTGGATGGGCATTTATGTCGGCTCAGCAACAGTTTCTGTTAGAGGGGATGAAAATACAATTACAATAACTTCAATGGTTAAATCCGCTAGCTTTATTTCAAATTTTTATTATGTGAATGACCATGCAGAAAGTAAGATAGAGATGGGTAAACCCAAACACTTTACACTGATTCAAACAGAAGGCAAATACAGAGGTAATAAAGAAACTATTTTTGATTATGAAAACAGCGAGATTGTTTTTATTAATCATCTTAAAAATAGTACAGTTTATCATAAAGGCATAGATAAGGTATTTATGGATGTTCTATCTGGATTTTTCTATCTTAGAACACTGCCAATAAACATAAATGAACCCGTATCAATAGACATTTTTGACAGCAATAAGTTTGCAACTGTTGTGGTGCAACCAATAAAGGAAGAAAAATTAGAGCTATCAAATAAACAGGTTGACACAATTGTTGTAAAGCCTCAGCTTGACACAGAAGGACTCTTTAAAAGAAAAGGAGATATTATTATCTGGTTAAGTAAAGACAATGGCAAAATTCCACTGAAGATTGAAACAAAAGTTCCTGTAGGACGAGTGGTAGCAGAGTTAAAGGAATACAAAAAAGATTAAAGATGCAGCAAAATATATTAATAAAAGGAGCGAGACAGCACAATCTTAAAAACATTGATTTAATCCTTCCAAGAAATAAAATTATAGTGATTACAGGTCCGTCCGGCTCAGGAAAATCATCACTTGCAATGGATACAATTTTTGCTGAAGCTCATAGAAGATATCTTCAAAGTCTTCCAGTAGAATTAAGAACCATTTTTGCTGAACTACAAAAGCCTGATGTTGACTTTATTGAAGGACTTTCTCCAGCAGTATCTGTTGAGCAGAAAACAATATCAAAAAGTCCTCGTTCAACAGTTGGAACCATAACTGAAATTTATGATTATTTGAGACTACTTTATGCAAAAATTGGAACTCCATATTGTCCAAAATGTGGAAGAGAATTAATTTCTCAAGATATAAATAAAATGACTGCCTCTGTCCTGAGCCTTCCAGAAGGAACAAAGATTCAGATTTTAGCTCCAGTTGTCATTGAAAAAAAAGGAGAACATAAAGAAATCATTGAAAGAGCAAGAGCTGAGGGATTTATAAGAGCAAGAATAGATGGAAAACTCATTGATTTAACACAGGAGATTTCCTTAAAGAAACATGTGAGACATACAATTGAGCTTGTTGTAGACAGAATCATTGTTAAAGAAAAATACAAAAATCAAATAAAAAGAGCATTGGAACTAGCAATGAAATATAATCAAACCGTTGTAGTAAACATTGTTGATGAAAACAAAGATGTTATATTTAGCAGCACTCTTGCCTGTCCAACCTGTGGCGTGAGTCTACCGGAAATTGACCCAAGACTTTTTTCTTTTAACAGTAAGTACGGTGCATGTCAAAGATGTAGAGGACTGGGCTATGAAAATATTGAAGATGAAGAAGAAGTAGATGTTTTAACTTTAATCCCCTGTAAACTTTGTGGAGGAACAAGACTCAGAGAGGAAGCCTTAGCAATAAAAATTAATGGAAAGAATATAGCAGAATTATTAGGAATTTCACTTGATGAATTAAAAAATTTTTTATCTGAATTGAAAGTATCTTCTAATGAAACTTTGATTGCGGAAAGAATACTTAAAGAAATTTTTATAAAACTTGAATTTCTTCAAAGAATCGGGGTTGCTTATTTAAGCCTGAATAGACCTGCTTTCAGTCTTTCAGGAGGAGAAGCTCAGAGAATAAGGCTTGCCACTCAGCTTGGTTCACATTTGAGTGGAGTTCTTTATATACTTGACGAACCGAGTATTGGGCTACATCCAAGAGATTGTTTAAAACTTATTGAATCTATGAAAGAGCTTTCATCAAGAGGAAATACCCTTATTGTTGTGGAGCATGATGAAAAAACAATAATGAATGCTGATTTAGTAGTAGAACTTGGACCTGGGGGTGGCAGGAATGGTGGTTATCTGATAGAGATATCATCTCCAAAAAAACTTATAGAAAGTAAAAATTCAATCACTGCTCAGTATTTAAGCGGTTCAAATAAAATTGCAGTTCCAGAACGAAGAAGAAAAGCGAATGAATTTATAAAAATTATAGGAGCAGAAGCCTATAATCTTAAAAATATTAATGTTAAAATTCCCCTTGGTGTATTTGTATGTGTTACAGGGGTTGCTGGTTCAGGCAAAAGCACATTAATATTTGAGATTTTATATAAAGCTCTGGCAAAAAAACTTTACAATGCTAATGTTTTACCTGGCAAATATAAAACAATTGAAGGTATTGAAAAGATAGACAAAGTTGTCTGTATTGATCAGTCTCCTATTGGAAGAACTTCTCGTTCCACACCAGCGACATATACTCAGGTTATGAATGAAATAAGAGAACTCTTTGCAATGTTACCTGATGCAAAAGTTAGGGGATATACAAAATCAAGATTCAGTTTTAATCTTTCAGGAGGCAGATGTGAAGCCTGTCAGGGAGATGGAGTAAAAAAGATAAAGATGCATCTACTTCCAGATGTATATGTTGTTTGTGACAGTTGTAAAGGGAAAAGATACAACGAGGAAACTCTTCAGATTAAATATAAAGGTAAAAGCATCAGCGACATTCTTGAAATGACAGTAAGCGAAGCACTTGAGTTTTTCTATCCTGTGCCAAAACTCAGACATAAGCTTCAGATAATGCAAGACATAGGACTTGGATATATAACTCTTGGACAGTCTGCTACAACTCTCTCAGGAGGAGAGGCTCAAAGAGTTAAACTTGCTAAGGAACTAAGCAAAAAACCAACAGGAAAAACTCTTTATATACTTGACGAACCCACAACAGGATTACATATGGTTGATATAGAAAGACTACTTAATATACTTCAGAGACTCGTTGAAAATGGAAATACTGTTATAGTGATAGAACACGATTTGGACATTATAAAATGTGCTGACTACATAATAGATCTTGGACCTGAAGGAGGTGCTCTTGGAGGCTATCTTGTAGCAGAAGGAACTCCTGAGGAGGTTGCTATGAATCCTGTATCCTACACTGGAAGATTTTTGAAAGAGAAATTATGGCTATGAATCTTACCTTTCAAATTGATAATATCAGTGAAGGTAAAAGACTTGATGTATTTGTCTCTGAAAAATTAAATCTCAGCAGAACAAAAGCTCAGGAAGCAATTGAAAAAGGATTTGTTAAAGTAAATAATTTTTTAAAATCAAAAAGTTATAAACTGAGACTTAATGATTTAGTGGAAGTTTGTAGCGAAATTTTCGCTGAAACACAAGAAAATAAAGAATTAATCCCGCAAAATATTCCAATTGATGTAATTTACAAAGATAATTATTTAATTGTGCTTTCAAAACCTGCTAATATGGTCGTTTATCCTTGTACAGGACATAAGGATGGAACTCTTTTGAATGCTTTGGCCTATCATGTAAAAAAACTTGCCAGTGCTGGTGCACCTTTAAGACCCGGAGTAGTTCACAGACTTGACAAAGATACTTCCGGAGTAATTGTCATTGCCCTTGATGATAAAGCCTATTATGGATTGGTAGAAGCTTTTAAAAGAAGGCAAGTCAATAAAGAATACATTGCTCTTGTAAGTGGAGAATTAAAGGGAAGTGGAAAGATCACTCTTCCAATCGGAAGAGCAGTTTATGACAGAAAAAAAATGTCAACAAGAACAAAAAAAGCAAAAGAAGCAATTACAGAGTGGGAAGTTCTTAGAAATTTTAAAAACTATACTCTTGTAAAAGTGAGAATAATTACTGGCAGAACTCATCAGATAAGAGTTCATTTTTCAGCAATTGGACATCCTGTTTTGGGTGATAGAGCATATGGAAGAAAAACATACATAGAGCTTGGCAAGAAAAAATTACCTATAACGAGGCAGATGCTTCATGCATGGAAAATTAAATTCACTCATCCAATAACAGGTGAGACTCTTCAATTTGAATCCCCTCTACCCAATGATATGATGGAAATTATTGACCTGATGGAGAGCAGTTAATAATCTGCTTTTATAATAAAAACTCCTTTTTCATCAGCTAATTTCTCTAAATCTTCTTTCGCTTCAGCAGTAACAACAGTAGGAATTACCTCTTCATGGAGAACCTGAGCTAATATTTGAGCTCTCTCAATTGCTCTTTGAATGTCATCTTCATGTAAACTATAAGAGACTTCTACTGCTAAAATTACTGATTTATGAGTGGATTTAATCTGTCCTTTTACAAGAAGGTCAAGATTTAATACACTATCTCTTTGCTCCTCAGTAATTAAACCTCTTTCTTCAGCATCATCAAGGATTGGGACA from Thermodesulfovibrio sp. 3907-1M harbors:
- the bamA gene encoding outer membrane protein assembly factor BamA, which encodes MRLSFALSFVSIFITLFNFAYAEEYIKKIEIEGLKYFPEKEFIYLIGVRENQAFIPQEITEGIKRAFLKNSFDDIVVEYKEGIMKISVKEKPLINKIEIKGNEYFTEKFFKKLLSFKKGDRLKEIELKKTQHNIENELNKRGFINCKVNIEKKVSENFADITIYINEGEPLKIKNIKWEGIFDEYIKNFLSLNAGEPFDKVMLEEFINKAKKYFIKHGLIGSEISYSFKNGELTLTIKEGRKLQLAFKGVNSLSERDLKNIVMAHFQDQVNENIIKDSINSLITFYRANGFLEVKVVSLLEQSKDEWKITYFINEGDRKFVKKIEIQTKLPREEIEKLLANKEGSPFNPEELENDRQRIEEYFKIKGYFNCKVFPPQLQEEDNSVSILFKVQEGEQVKIKNIEIKVKDNLLKAEAEEVAKTYINSPFNETTFLEMKRKIREIYLKNGYSEARIEGNYEIKNSDAYVSLKIEPGSKKYFGKSIILGNEKTKTKFIYQRLLPKEGQPYNPYTLEEERQILYKTGLFSRIDIKPQSMDSSLDLIYNFEEAPAGAFEFGFGYGEYEKAKGFAELSYINLFGMNKQIFSRVEISSLERRSYITYIDPWILKDLTFKSSLLFERMDFKNIDTKDIIYKLKRYGVSAGFEKKFFESFKAELLYEATYSKTWDVMPEVVISDQDIGELFISGIKASLIYDSRDNPFDPTKGWLAGVTSKLSSEFLGSEINFMKSSFYINKYTELTKGFVLATSLRGGWAWLYRGTDNLPISERYFLGGRDTVRGYAQNTLGPKQDNQPTGGNAFLMGNIEFRTYLGKNFSIVNFLDFGNVWKRVGDVDVSNLKYTTGAGLRYKTPVGPLRIDYGYKLNRKAGESHGEIHFSIGHAF
- a CDS encoding translocation/assembly module TamB domain-containing protein, which encodes MKKKILIALITLFFALFLLIGKIDISSIILKPALNELQEMLGMEVSIDKAYLHLIPLYIEFKNIVISNPEKNTLMFTKAKLYVGLTRILNKEIEIRRVALYSGNLSLTRETLNKCIESVSVYLKKPTKFPLKLKFNSFEIEKFNGSVYDKDLKLNLKELYGRVVLRAEPKISIFSNVKLSLPKYPNIDTQLKASFKITEREIILEELKLFDINSLLKSSGRITHTNFLGEFIVSGKIFLKSLMKIFGLKDGYGEINIDGKVSLVEAQKWQDKIKMNLKFDASFLLEELMKILKVSETLTGVTEAKGEVEGCLSDPQVNARVSLKKGNILGVKVDTVEAEAVYKNGILEFKNGKVKLYGGSAQAHVWITLPKVIKHYVFIELNNVSSSGIFELLHWNPGIAEGTVKGWLISEGEKFSPQGSFVYLRKGHKPDDLRGKIEWIKGVFKSARDVYKFTSLEIALSKSQVKANGYIDTKNNNLNFAFTGSSEDINELLIPYQKGIYGNLNFIGKLSGTAENPEISINFISKKISILTKEIENSLPEQTFTFDNLKGNIVYGKNLLLINELTGKDILFKGKILFPQAKNLFELKNPVYDLFFSIKNLYIKNLYVKALNKEIQTFLNLEGSIKDRGKITANLICSPLFLGNHKIINKIAGLISFEKEVVFIKNLNIFNNGNVLTASGYLNLNGEISISAISKTFDITDIAQNYAKKIGMKYIEKINLNKLSFQISGSIRNPVIDANTTVTTKLKNGKNMDGIISLNYKQNYLIMKAELMKNIFFSIEGLPDKKQWNITGNFVSARIDPVAAAFVNNLPEDLVILVNGKLKGSLVDKNFDAQIDLNRVFTRLYGIGLNNKNPVSIRIQKGNVYFTPLTFLGQSTELTIKGKIVDYFDILIEGSSDLKPFKALFKVDDIRGRASMQVYIYESRQNPEIVGEVDINNASITLRKDIPSLSNINATLSFNEDRVIIEKAYGTFSEGSIEMEGTVYLEKFGIKQLAVSGKFSSVRWIFAPKCWAYLDGQVYLTGAYSQPLLSGQINIQKGVYTERIDWTRLALKSSSSKLTVAKDSWFNNLRFNLRAKTSNFFVNNNLATVNLNSDLLLRGSLQEPSLIGWINAKEGWIYFRGSKFEIMQALIQFNDPNSIRPYLNVSARTNVSQYNINLNLNGYIDQFNLILSSNPPLSESELLNLLVLGQNGGGKGIPGASEAASFITGQMHELLEERVRGLTGLDVMTVEPGVSKTTGSIAPRITVGKKLMDGRLTVTYSTQAGATAEQIIKVEYLVRKGVSLVGTKDEIGGISGAIKFRFEFR
- a CDS encoding DUF3108 domain-containing protein — encoded protein: MKLRWIIVALLISVAAHVSIMMSLGKIQLNLPSFDFIETFIFQTKKEHPKPKIIEKPEQQQQETPQSNKNTNSENLAENNQKPEENMVQNNEKTRSPQSPNNPFIKFINETMKFDIYWMGIYVGSATVSVRGDENTITITSMVKSASFISNFYYVNDHAESKIEMGKPKHFTLIQTEGKYRGNKETIFDYENSEIVFINHLKNSTVYHKGIDKVFMDVLSGFFYLRTLPININEPVSIDIFDSNKFATVVVQPIKEEKLELSNKQVDTIVVKPQLDTEGLFKRKGDIIIWLSKDNGKIPLKIETKVPVGRVVAELKEYKKD
- the uvrA gene encoding excinuclease ABC subunit UvrA, producing the protein MQQNILIKGARQHNLKNIDLILPRNKIIVITGPSGSGKSSLAMDTIFAEAHRRYLQSLPVELRTIFAELQKPDVDFIEGLSPAVSVEQKTISKSPRSTVGTITEIYDYLRLLYAKIGTPYCPKCGRELISQDINKMTASVLSLPEGTKIQILAPVVIEKKGEHKEIIERARAEGFIRARIDGKLIDLTQEISLKKHVRHTIELVVDRIIVKEKYKNQIKRALELAMKYNQTVVVNIVDENKDVIFSSTLACPTCGVSLPEIDPRLFSFNSKYGACQRCRGLGYENIEDEEEVDVLTLIPCKLCGGTRLREEALAIKINGKNIAELLGISLDELKNFLSELKVSSNETLIAERILKEIFIKLEFLQRIGVAYLSLNRPAFSLSGGEAQRIRLATQLGSHLSGVLYILDEPSIGLHPRDCLKLIESMKELSSRGNTLIVVEHDEKTIMNADLVVELGPGGGRNGGYLIEISSPKKLIESKNSITAQYLSGSNKIAVPERRRKANEFIKIIGAEAYNLKNINVKIPLGVFVCVTGVAGSGKSTLIFEILYKALAKKLYNANVLPGKYKTIEGIEKIDKVVCIDQSPIGRTSRSTPATYTQVMNEIRELFAMLPDAKVRGYTKSRFSFNLSGGRCEACQGDGVKKIKMHLLPDVYVVCDSCKGKRYNEETLQIKYKGKSISDILEMTVSEALEFFYPVPKLRHKLQIMQDIGLGYITLGQSATTLSGGEAQRVKLAKELSKKPTGKTLYILDEPTTGLHMVDIERLLNILQRLVENGNTVIVIEHDLDIIKCADYIIDLGPEGGALGGYLVAEGTPEEVAMNPVSYTGRFLKEKLWL
- a CDS encoding RluA family pseudouridine synthase: MNLTFQIDNISEGKRLDVFVSEKLNLSRTKAQEAIEKGFVKVNNFLKSKSYKLRLNDLVEVCSEIFAETQENKELIPQNIPIDVIYKDNYLIVLSKPANMVVYPCTGHKDGTLLNALAYHVKKLASAGAPLRPGVVHRLDKDTSGVIVIALDDKAYYGLVEAFKRRQVNKEYIALVSGELKGSGKITLPIGRAVYDRKKMSTRTKKAKEAITEWEVLRNFKNYTLVKVRIITGRTHQIRVHFSAIGHPVLGDRAYGRKTYIELGKKKLPITRQMLHAWKIKFTHPITGETLQFESPLPNDMMEIIDLMESS